Proteins found in one Litorihabitans aurantiacus genomic segment:
- a CDS encoding dipeptide ABC transporter ATP-binding protein: protein MSAPLLRVSGLTVEFTTAQGPIPGVQDVSFEIAPGQTLALVGESGSGKSTTAACVNRLLAANGTITAGSIELEGRDLLALDEREMTRVRGAGIGLVPQDPMSNLDPLQRIGTQIAEALRVHGEKRRTVLRDRAVELLAMVGIPEPERRARQYPHELSGGMQQRVLIAIGLASRPRLLIADEPTSALDVTVQRTILDRLGELTTELGTSVLLITHDLELAAERSEQVVVMQRGRVVEQGASTRLLRAPREPYTRALVAASPTMRSTPLVEGSVPDTASTLLEVQHLRKTYRRGRGREDFVAVEDSSFALHQGETVAIVGESGSGKSTTARMMLGLERPDSGRILVRGRDLTTMRRHELMDVRTRVQPVFQNPYGSLDPHLSVMACITEPLDIHRVGSPRSRRALATELLEMVALPAELATRRPAALSGGQRQRVAIARALALQPELVVLDEAVSALDVVVQKQILELLVRLQRELGLSYLFISHDLAAVRLVAHQVLVMQRGRIVERGTPAEIFDAPGIPTRVSCWLRCPPPRRPRRTRRTRPSTSERGRSGPRRDAPEPSAPAPLARAVRRGAGSAP, encoded by the coding sequence GTGAGCGCCCCGCTGCTGCGCGTGAGCGGCCTGACCGTCGAGTTCACGACCGCGCAGGGGCCGATCCCGGGCGTGCAGGACGTCTCGTTCGAGATCGCGCCGGGGCAGACGCTGGCGCTCGTGGGCGAGTCGGGGTCGGGCAAGTCGACCACGGCCGCCTGCGTCAACCGCCTCCTCGCCGCCAACGGCACGATCACGGCCGGGTCGATCGAGCTGGAGGGGCGAGACCTCCTCGCCCTGGACGAGCGCGAGATGACGCGGGTGCGGGGCGCGGGGATCGGTCTCGTGCCCCAGGACCCGATGTCCAACCTCGATCCGCTGCAGCGGATCGGGACGCAGATCGCCGAGGCGCTGCGGGTCCACGGGGAGAAGCGCCGCACGGTGCTGCGCGATCGTGCGGTCGAGCTGCTCGCGATGGTCGGCATCCCCGAACCGGAGCGGCGTGCCCGGCAGTACCCGCACGAGCTGTCCGGCGGGATGCAGCAGCGGGTGCTGATCGCGATCGGTCTGGCATCGCGGCCACGACTGCTGATCGCCGACGAGCCCACGAGCGCCCTCGACGTCACGGTCCAGCGCACGATCCTCGACCGCCTCGGCGAGCTGACCACCGAGCTCGGCACCTCGGTGCTGCTGATCACGCACGACCTGGAGCTGGCCGCCGAGCGGTCGGAGCAGGTCGTGGTCATGCAGCGCGGCCGCGTGGTCGAGCAGGGGGCGTCGACCCGACTCCTGCGTGCGCCCCGCGAGCCGTACACCCGCGCCCTGGTCGCCGCGTCGCCCACCATGCGCAGCACCCCTCTCGTCGAGGGATCCGTCCCCGACACCGCCAGCACGCTGCTCGAGGTCCAGCACCTGCGCAAGACCTATCGCCGCGGTCGCGGCCGTGAGGACTTCGTGGCGGTGGAGGACTCCTCGTTCGCGCTGCACCAGGGCGAAACGGTCGCCATCGTGGGGGAGTCCGGCTCGGGGAAGTCGACGACGGCGAGGATGATGCTCGGGCTGGAGCGTCCCGACTCCGGTCGCATCCTCGTGCGCGGCCGAGACCTGACGACGATGCGACGGCACGAGCTGATGGACGTGCGCACCCGGGTGCAGCCCGTGTTCCAGAACCCCTACGGCTCTCTCGACCCGCACCTGAGCGTCATGGCGTGCATCACCGAGCCGCTCGACATCCATCGGGTCGGGAGCCCGCGGAGCCGGCGCGCGCTCGCGACGGAGCTCCTGGAGATGGTGGCGCTCCCGGCCGAGCTCGCGACGCGCCGACCGGCCGCGCTCTCGGGCGGGCAGCGGCAGCGCGTCGCCATCGCCCGGGCGCTCGCGCTGCAGCCGGAGCTCGTGGTGCTCGACGAGGCGGTGTCGGCGCTCGACGTCGTGGTGCAGAAGCAGATCCTCGAGCTCCTCGTGCGGCTCCAGCGCGAGCTCGGCCTGAGCTACCTCTTCATCAGTCACGACCTCGCCGCCGTCCGGCTCGTGGCCCACCAGGTCCTCGTGATGCAGCGCGGCCGCATCGTCGAGCGCGGGACACCGGCCGAGATCTTCGACGCCCCCGGGATCCCTACACGCGTGAGCTGCTGGCTGCGCTGCCCGCCGCCGAGGCGGCCGCGCCGGACGAGGCGGACCAGGCCCTCCACGTCTGAGCGAGGGCGGTCCGGCCCGCGCCGCGACGCACCGGAACCTTCCGCGCCCGCACCCCTGGCGCGGGCGGTGCGTCGCGGCGCAGGATCGGCGCCATGA
- a CDS encoding ABC transporter permease, translated as MTTPPTTSAPVESVEAGAVPVEPAAVPPPGARRGRPRPTATGIVALVFVATTVVLGLVVPLLPGVDVTHQDLGAAFAAPFGDITHLLGTDQLGRDLLSRVAFATRVSLGVALGSVVVSALLGLVVGLLAGYRGGRLDGFLMAVGDVTLAIPTMLLLIVVAATVGTTPLLLTVLLGLMNWVVFARLVRSMALSLREREFVAAATAAGATPTWVVRKHLLRAVVPELLVTAGYQVGVMITIESSLSYIGLGIQPPLPSLGLMIAEGQPYLQTHPGLTLVPAAVVFMLIAGVQFLSQRPHRAHR; from the coding sequence ATGACCACACCTCCCACGACCTCCGCGCCCGTCGAGAGCGTCGAGGCCGGAGCCGTCCCGGTCGAACCCGCCGCCGTGCCGCCGCCGGGCGCGCGACGAGGTCGTCCTCGCCCGACGGCGACGGGCATCGTCGCCCTGGTCTTCGTCGCCACGACCGTCGTGCTCGGTCTCGTCGTCCCGCTGCTGCCGGGCGTTGACGTGACGCACCAGGACCTCGGAGCGGCGTTCGCCGCCCCGTTCGGCGACATCACGCACCTCCTCGGTACCGACCAGCTCGGGCGCGACCTGCTCAGCCGGGTCGCCTTCGCCACGCGGGTCTCCCTCGGGGTGGCGCTGGGATCGGTGGTCGTCAGCGCACTCCTGGGCCTCGTGGTCGGCCTCCTGGCCGGATACCGCGGTGGTCGCCTGGACGGCTTCCTCATGGCCGTCGGCGACGTCACCCTGGCCATCCCCACGATGCTCCTGCTCATCGTGGTCGCGGCGACGGTCGGCACCACGCCCCTCCTCCTGACCGTGCTCCTCGGCCTCATGAACTGGGTGGTCTTCGCGCGCCTCGTGCGATCGATGGCGCTGTCGCTGCGCGAGCGCGAGTTCGTCGCCGCCGCCACGGCCGCGGGCGCCACCCCCACCTGGGTCGTGCGCAAGCACCTCCTGCGCGCGGTCGTCCCGGAGCTCCTCGTGACAGCCGGGTACCAGGTCGGCGTCATGATCACGATCGAGTCGTCCCTCAGCTACATCGGACTCGGGATCCAGCCACCGCTGCCCAGCCTCGGTCTGATGATCGCGGAGGGCCAGCCCTACCTCCAGACGCACCCCGGCCTCACCCTCGTCCCCGCTGCCGTCGTCTTCATGCTGATCGCCGGCGTGCAGTTCCTCTCCCAGCGGCCGCACCGCGCCCACCGCTGA
- a CDS encoding ABC transporter substrate-binding protein: MSRPARIARQSRRRVSATAVLALAGTLGLAACGAGADVAGAGVECDVDLPQETTVVNLLSYTSPATDPFADAIVNGCTTGTLRVDAPETDFAGQNQRAVQSMSSANPSYDLIEVYGTVYPLYAERGWIAPLDDLIADRGDDLGLDDIDPALLESLSYNGQQVGIPTFWGPIILVYREDVFTDLGLEVPTTFEEMFAAAETIRAETDMANPLALPMATAGGVATVYNQLLGSLGGHWFEDGAAVPTLDSPESVAALEALRDTYGNMSSESISWASPEVVTQLQTGQAAMSMLFAGRVSALLEERQTEHFDDFAFAVPPAVVEGGTPATSLSVDGLAIASNSAVDEDLLFDLIAVATGPEAAEAASAVTIPARTAQAQAAELPFEPAAREVLESERPNGLPLVPWMSDVFAVAAPILNEVLSGTVEPADAAVQLQAAAEQAIAQAGFAP, translated from the coding sequence ATGTCACGCCCCGCACGCATCGCCCGTCAGTCCCGCAGGAGGGTGTCGGCGACCGCCGTCCTCGCCCTCGCCGGCACCCTCGGCCTGGCCGCGTGCGGTGCCGGCGCCGACGTGGCCGGCGCCGGCGTCGAGTGCGACGTCGACCTGCCGCAGGAGACGACCGTCGTGAACCTGCTGTCCTACACCAGCCCCGCGACCGACCCGTTCGCCGACGCGATCGTCAACGGCTGCACCACGGGCACGCTGCGCGTGGACGCCCCCGAGACCGACTTCGCCGGGCAGAACCAGCGCGCCGTGCAGTCCATGTCGAGCGCGAACCCGAGCTACGACCTCATCGAGGTCTACGGCACCGTCTACCCGCTCTACGCGGAGCGCGGCTGGATCGCGCCGCTCGACGACCTCATCGCGGACCGCGGCGACGACCTCGGCCTCGACGACATCGACCCCGCGCTGCTCGAGTCGCTCTCCTACAACGGTCAGCAGGTCGGGATCCCCACGTTCTGGGGGCCGATCATCCTCGTCTACCGCGAGGACGTCTTCACCGATCTCGGCCTCGAGGTGCCGACGACCTTCGAGGAGATGTTCGCCGCCGCCGAGACGATCCGCGCCGAGACCGACATGGCGAACCCGCTCGCGCTGCCCATGGCCACGGCCGGTGGCGTCGCGACCGTCTACAACCAGCTCCTCGGATCGCTCGGCGGTCACTGGTTCGAGGACGGTGCCGCCGTCCCGACGCTGGACTCGCCCGAGTCGGTCGCGGCGCTCGAGGCGCTGCGCGACACCTACGGCAACATGAGCTCCGAGTCGATCTCCTGGGCCTCGCCCGAGGTCGTCACCCAGCTGCAGACCGGGCAGGCAGCGATGTCGATGCTCTTCGCCGGCCGGGTCTCCGCACTCCTGGAGGAGCGTCAGACCGAGCACTTCGACGACTTCGCCTTCGCCGTCCCGCCGGCCGTGGTCGAGGGTGGCACCCCCGCCACCAGCCTGTCGGTCGACGGCCTGGCGATCGCGTCGAACTCGGCCGTGGACGAGGACCTGCTGTTCGACCTGATCGCCGTGGCCACGGGCCCCGAGGCCGCCGAGGCGGCCTCGGCGGTGACGATCCCCGCGCGGACCGCGCAGGCCCAGGCCGCCGAGCTGCCCTTCGAGCCCGCCGCGCGCGAGGTGCTCGAGAGCGAGCGGCCCAACGGCCTGCCGCTGGTGCCGTGGATGTCGGACGTCTTCGCCGTCGCCGCCCCGATCCTCAACGAGGTGCTGTCGGGCACCGTCGAGCCCGCCGACGCCGCCGTGCAGCTGCAGGCGGCCGCCGAGCAGGCGATCGCCCAGGCCGGCTTCGCCCCCTGA
- a CDS encoding carbohydrate ABC transporter permease, producing MRRRQFLLFSAPAVLLMAGLLIVPLVMTLVWSFQNVPLGSAGTFNGGANFAEVLGNPRFRSAATFTVVFTVILTSVKIVVGYGIALMLNRLRRGRMVVLALLMASYVVPTVVGALNFSWLFNDIFGGVVNQILAVVGIEVGWLSETGPARVLLGLHALWHEVPFVILVLLAGLQTLPEEPLEAAQLDGANWWQRQRYVVMPLLGRLFSFVVLITIMDSLKIFDSIQIITPAASTLGTESLMTFVYQTALSESYRLGLASAVNVLFIVLTIALLVPFLRHTWKESRGL from the coding sequence GTGCGCCGTCGGCAGTTCCTGCTCTTCTCCGCACCCGCCGTCCTGCTGATGGCCGGGCTGCTCATCGTCCCCCTCGTCATGACGCTCGTCTGGAGCTTCCAGAACGTGCCGCTCGGATCGGCCGGCACCTTCAACGGCGGGGCCAACTTCGCCGAGGTGCTGGGCAACCCGCGCTTCCGCAGCGCGGCCACCTTCACCGTCGTGTTCACCGTGATCCTCACCAGCGTCAAGATCGTGGTCGGGTACGGGATCGCGCTGATGCTGAACCGGCTGCGCCGCGGTCGGATGGTGGTGCTCGCGCTCCTGATGGCCTCCTACGTGGTGCCCACCGTCGTCGGGGCCCTGAACTTCTCCTGGCTGTTCAACGACATCTTCGGCGGCGTGGTCAACCAGATCCTCGCCGTCGTCGGCATCGAGGTCGGATGGCTGTCGGAGACCGGCCCCGCGCGCGTCCTGCTCGGGCTGCACGCGCTGTGGCACGAGGTCCCGTTCGTCATCCTCGTGCTGCTGGCCGGCCTGCAGACCCTGCCGGAGGAGCCGCTCGAGGCCGCGCAGCTCGACGGCGCGAACTGGTGGCAGCGCCAGCGCTACGTCGTGATGCCGCTTCTCGGCCGCCTGTTCTCGTTCGTCGTGCTCATCACGATCATGGACAGCCTCAAGATCTTCGACTCGATCCAGATCATCACGCCCGCCGCGAGCACGCTGGGCACCGAGTCGCTCATGACGTTCGTCTACCAGACTGCGCTCTCGGAGTCCTACCGCCTCGGCCTCGCCAGCGCCGTCAACGTCCTGTTCATCGTGCTGACGATCGCGCTGCTCGTGCCGTTCCTGCGCCACACCTGGAAGGAGTCGCGAGGACTGTGA
- a CDS encoding cysteine hydrolase family protein, whose translation MPGCERLLARARDAGVPVIFTRYVYSEGMVDFGPVRSERAGRRLAAGALSPQDPGVEIVRELLPRAGEIVIDKARPSAFYATRLEPVLSGLGVRNVVLCGVTSNICVESTARDAGQRDYGTYVVRDAVAEFTRERHEAALAAVDWFFGETCSVADVERSWGLPDGEVAA comes from the coding sequence CTGCCCGGGTGCGAGCGACTTCTCGCCCGGGCCCGCGACGCAGGCGTCCCGGTGATCTTCACGCGCTACGTCTACAGCGAGGGGATGGTCGACTTCGGGCCGGTCCGCTCGGAGCGGGCGGGCCGCCGTCTCGCGGCGGGCGCGCTCTCGCCGCAGGACCCGGGCGTCGAGATCGTTCGTGAGCTGCTACCCAGGGCCGGCGAGATCGTGATCGACAAGGCGCGGCCGAGCGCCTTCTACGCGACGAGGCTCGAGCCGGTGCTCTCGGGGCTCGGGGTCCGCAACGTCGTGCTCTGCGGCGTGACGAGCAACATCTGCGTGGAGTCGACGGCGCGGGACGCGGGGCAGCGCGACTACGGGACCTACGTGGTGCGCGACGCCGTCGCCGAGTTCACCCGGGAGCGTCACGAGGCGGCGCTGGCCGCCGTCGACTGGTTCTTCGGCGAGACGTGCTCGGTGGCCGACGTCGAGCGCTCCTGGGGTCTCCCGGACGGCGAGGTGGCCGCGTGA
- a CDS encoding ABC transporter substrate-binding protein has product MTHPRTRSRAVVPTLLTALALALSGCAGGFDSAEGSDAATSGGSDAQEAQRLRVALNGEPSTLNPIYDISVPSLSVFRSVFSGLTAIDAEGAVEPSLATSWDVDETAQTWVFTLDPDALFHDGTPVTAADVAFTFQQGMTDPEAATGSYVSRIEAVEATGEHEVTFRLKAPYAPFDRQVTLVPVISQAAYEADPEGFAVAPVGSGPYEVESWSRGDTLMVTRFADYFGEPAAAAEVEFRFVLDETTRANSLQAGDLDVAQIGASSVATLQGSGDLEVLEQESNRVLYLGFNTTAGPLGDPEVRRAIDMAVDREAISETLYQGYAAPSGQLVAPTTFGYSEAIEPTAYDPEAASELLAQSDYDGTPVVLSYPAMELPQITQLAQAVGGYLEEIGLTVQFDQQETANFRTAWLGKEFPGIYIWQFAPSIMDADLPLSLLVGPGTTRYFEDETVDALMAEQIGLTDPDERAAVLGELLGLVHDEVYYSSLFTDVYTYGVSAGSPWTPRADGLFSID; this is encoded by the coding sequence ATGACGCACCCCCGTACCCGCTCCCGCGCCGTCGTCCCTACCCTCCTGACCGCGCTCGCCCTCGCCCTGTCCGGCTGCGCCGGAGGCTTCGACTCGGCCGAGGGTTCCGACGCCGCCACGAGCGGCGGGTCGGACGCCCAGGAGGCGCAGCGCCTGCGCGTCGCTCTGAACGGCGAGCCCTCCACCCTGAACCCGATCTACGACATCTCCGTGCCCTCGCTGAGCGTCTTCCGCTCCGTGTTCTCCGGCCTCACCGCGATCGACGCCGAGGGCGCCGTCGAGCCCTCGTTGGCGACGTCGTGGGACGTCGACGAGACGGCGCAGACCTGGGTCTTCACGCTGGACCCCGACGCCCTGTTCCACGACGGCACCCCTGTGACCGCTGCCGACGTCGCCTTCACCTTCCAGCAGGGGATGACGGACCCCGAGGCGGCGACCGGCTCCTACGTCTCCCGCATCGAGGCTGTCGAGGCGACCGGTGAGCACGAGGTGACCTTCCGACTCAAGGCGCCTTACGCGCCCTTCGACCGCCAGGTCACCCTGGTCCCGGTGATCTCGCAGGCGGCCTACGAGGCCGACCCCGAGGGCTTCGCCGTCGCGCCGGTCGGATCGGGTCCGTACGAGGTCGAGAGCTGGTCGCGGGGGGACACGCTCATGGTCACCCGGTTCGCGGACTACTTCGGCGAACCGGCCGCCGCGGCCGAGGTCGAGTTCCGCTTCGTGCTCGACGAGACCACCCGGGCGAACTCGCTCCAGGCCGGTGATCTCGACGTGGCCCAGATCGGTGCCTCGAGCGTCGCCACGCTGCAGGGTTCAGGAGACCTGGAGGTCCTGGAGCAGGAGAGCAACCGCGTGCTCTACCTCGGGTTCAACACGACCGCGGGTCCGCTCGGCGACCCGGAGGTCCGGCGCGCGATCGACATGGCGGTCGACCGGGAGGCGATCAGCGAGACGCTGTACCAGGGCTACGCCGCCCCGAGCGGCCAGCTTGTCGCGCCCACCACCTTCGGGTACTCCGAGGCGATCGAGCCGACGGCCTACGACCCGGAGGCGGCCTCGGAGCTGCTGGCGCAGTCCGACTACGACGGCACCCCGGTCGTGCTGAGCTACCCCGCCATGGAGCTGCCGCAGATCACCCAGCTGGCCCAGGCCGTCGGCGGCTACCTCGAGGAGATCGGCCTGACCGTCCAGTTCGACCAGCAGGAGACCGCGAACTTCCGCACGGCGTGGCTCGGCAAGGAGTTCCCGGGGATCTACATCTGGCAGTTCGCGCCGTCCATCATGGACGCCGACCTCCCGCTGTCCCTCCTCGTGGGCCCGGGCACCACGAGGTACTTCGAGGACGAGACGGTCGACGCCCTCATGGCGGAGCAGATCGGCCTCACCGACCCCGACGAGCGCGCCGCGGTCCTCGGCGAGCTGCTGGGGCTCGTGCACGACGAGGTCTACTACTCCTCGCTTTTCACCGACGTCTACACCTACGGCGTCAGCGCGGGCTCACCCTGGACCCCGCGCGCGGACGGCCTGTTCAGCATCGACTGA
- a CDS encoding ester cyclase, with translation MSDPLSPASYAPYPSVEEYILDWTDRIWADGAIGDIAGMYAADLPVRTASGVGVGVEGVIRGSLAKKAAFLHRIGVGEDVVWESRGPSSFVSHHRVLHTGAQHGPWAYGPTTGRAAVSRNLPVCLVEDAMVTEEWVVRDEWAVVEGLGHDPSAVAIAAPVDLSPLGAGGIFGRPAPADPVLEGDSGPRPATHREEATFVASLWSDVVRERRFDRVPDFYSRDCIVHTSRNRTVTRLDGVRGDLMELLAPFPDAEVNVRDIAVHRSPDRGLRASVMWQLRGTYSGLPVYGTPRGERVEVLGVSQYELEGGRVRREYRIFDEIAVLAQIEAQRARQGVTPS, from the coding sequence GTGTCCGATCCGCTGTCGCCCGCGTCCTACGCCCCCTACCCGAGCGTCGAGGAGTACATCCTCGACTGGACGGACCGCATCTGGGCCGACGGTGCGATCGGCGACATCGCCGGGATGTACGCGGCGGACCTCCCCGTGCGCACGGCCTCCGGCGTCGGTGTCGGCGTCGAGGGCGTCATCCGCGGCTCGCTCGCGAAGAAGGCGGCCTTCCTGCACCGCATCGGCGTGGGTGAGGACGTCGTGTGGGAGTCGCGCGGACCCTCCAGCTTCGTCTCCCACCACCGGGTGCTGCACACGGGGGCCCAGCACGGTCCGTGGGCCTACGGGCCCACGACCGGGCGGGCCGCCGTCTCGCGCAACCTCCCGGTGTGCCTGGTCGAGGACGCCATGGTCACCGAGGAGTGGGTCGTGCGCGACGAGTGGGCCGTCGTCGAGGGCCTGGGCCACGACCCGTCCGCCGTCGCGATCGCGGCTCCGGTCGACCTGTCGCCGCTCGGCGCGGGCGGCATCTTCGGACGCCCGGCGCCCGCCGACCCGGTGCTCGAGGGCGACAGCGGCCCGCGCCCCGCGACCCACCGCGAGGAGGCGACGTTCGTCGCGTCCCTGTGGTCCGACGTCGTACGCGAACGCCGCTTCGACCGCGTCCCCGACTTCTACTCGCGCGACTGCATCGTGCACACCTCACGCAACCGCACGGTCACGCGGCTCGACGGCGTGCGCGGCGACCTGATGGAGCTGCTCGCGCCGTTCCCCGACGCGGAGGTGAACGTGCGCGACATCGCGGTGCACCGCAGCCCGGACCGCGGCCTGCGCGCCTCGGTGATGTGGCAGCTGCGCGGCACCTACTCCGGACTGCCCGTCTACGGCACGCCGCGCGGCGAGCGCGTGGAGGTGCTGGGCGTGTCCCAGTACGAGCTGGAGGGCGGCCGGGTGCGGCGCGAGTACCGCATCTTCGACGAGATCGCAGTCCTGGCGCAGATCGAGGCGCAGCGGGCGCGTCAGGGCGTGACGCCGAGCTGA
- a CDS encoding carbohydrate ABC transporter permease → MGLHPQLDAVSDLWRGTLFASVLGNTLVIAVVTVVVALAVGAPAAYAFSRYAGLIGPIILIIAVVMRTIPRFAVVLPFYEISQALGIFDTRIALIAALVALNMPFTLLLLIGFFRDIPVELDEAAMIDGCSRLGAFTRVILPIMGPGLVTAGVFTFLIAFQEYLVALTLTRTQALTIPVFLAAQRGADDVSTYQTLAAASVLLVIPVILIAVFARKYLVAGLGGGAVKG, encoded by the coding sequence GTGGGCCTTCACCCCCAGCTCGACGCCGTCTCCGACCTCTGGCGCGGCACGCTGTTCGCCTCCGTGCTCGGCAACACCCTGGTCATCGCGGTCGTGACGGTCGTGGTGGCGCTCGCCGTCGGGGCCCCGGCCGCCTACGCCTTCTCGCGCTACGCCGGGCTGATCGGGCCGATCATCCTCATCATCGCCGTCGTGATGCGGACCATCCCGCGCTTCGCCGTCGTGCTGCCGTTCTACGAGATCTCCCAGGCGCTCGGCATCTTCGACACGCGGATCGCCCTCATCGCGGCGCTCGTCGCGCTCAACATGCCGTTCACCCTGCTCCTGCTCATCGGGTTCTTCCGAGACATCCCGGTGGAGCTCGACGAGGCGGCGATGATCGACGGCTGCAGTCGCCTGGGGGCCTTCACCCGTGTCATCCTTCCGATCATGGGCCCGGGCCTCGTGACCGCCGGCGTCTTCACCTTCCTCATCGCGTTCCAGGAGTACCTCGTGGCGCTGACGCTCACCCGCACGCAGGCGCTGACGATCCCCGTCTTCCTCGCTGCGCAGCGCGGGGCCGACGACGTCTCGACGTACCAGACGCTCGCTGCGGCCAGCGTGCTGCTGGTGATCCCGGTCATCCTCATCGCCGTGTTCGCCCGCAAGTACCTGGTCGCCGGCCTCGGGGGCGGTGCGGTCAAGGGATGA
- a CDS encoding FadR/GntR family transcriptional regulator, with amino-acid sequence MNTPDLTPDAVVADTLALRRIEPAYQQIASQLRALILEGRLPAGSRLPTEDKLCATFGVSRTTVREALRMLSADNLVITTRGATGGTFVTTPDVLAVQQRLQTSLRLLNGSNEISHDELYEARVLLEIPAVRAATRRRTPEGVARLRALAADVEAARTTPDRTTRSEDFHQAIFDIAGNRVIALIAPPIWAALSLSWRERGSAHSWASIDHEHDQIMEHIERGDEDGAARAMLKHLQELRDIRRPEQS; translated from the coding sequence ATGAACACACCCGACCTGACGCCCGACGCCGTCGTCGCCGACACGCTCGCCCTGCGCCGGATCGAACCCGCGTACCAGCAGATCGCCTCGCAGCTGCGCGCGCTGATCCTCGAGGGCCGACTTCCCGCGGGCAGTCGGCTGCCCACGGAGGACAAGCTGTGCGCCACCTTCGGCGTCAGCCGCACCACGGTGCGCGAGGCGCTGCGGATGCTGAGCGCCGACAACCTCGTCATCACCACGCGCGGCGCCACCGGGGGCACGTTCGTCACCACGCCAGACGTGCTCGCGGTGCAGCAGCGCCTCCAGACCAGCCTGCGGCTGCTCAACGGCTCCAACGAGATCAGCCACGACGAGCTGTACGAGGCGCGTGTACTGCTGGAGATCCCGGCCGTCCGGGCCGCGACGCGCCGTCGCACGCCCGAGGGCGTCGCGCGCCTGCGGGCGCTGGCTGCCGACGTCGAGGCGGCACGCACGACGCCCGACCGCACCACCCGCAGCGAGGACTTCCACCAGGCGATCTTCGACATCGCGGGCAACCGCGTCATCGCGCTGATCGCACCGCCGATCTGGGCCGCCCTCTCACTGAGCTGGCGCGAGCGCGGCAGCGCCCACAGCTGGGCCTCGATCGACCACGAGCACGACCAGATCATGGAGCACATCGAGCGGGGCGACGAGGACGGCGCCGCGAGGGCGATGCTGAAGCACCTCCAGGAGCTGCGCGACATCCGCCGCCCGGAGCAGTCGTGA
- a CDS encoding ABC transporter permease, with product MPRYIASRAARAVATLVAVLVAAFVLARLSGDPVRLLLPPEATPEQVEAARASLGLDRPVLQQLLDFLLGAARGDFGTSVRQGTSALGVVLERLPFTLELALVSFVLGLVIAVGLAVWGELSGSPAVRGAMLWIATARQAVPPYLFGILLILVFAVWWGCCPRSAARPTPATSCPSSRWPPSRSPSTSGSSTDPSPAAATRTTCARRSPRA from the coding sequence ATGCCTCGTTACATCGCCTCACGAGCCGCACGAGCGGTCGCGACCCTGGTCGCTGTCCTCGTCGCCGCCTTCGTCCTCGCCCGGCTGTCCGGCGACCCGGTCCGCCTGCTGCTGCCCCCCGAGGCGACCCCGGAGCAGGTCGAGGCCGCACGCGCCTCGCTCGGACTGGACCGTCCCGTGCTCCAGCAGCTGCTGGACTTCCTCCTGGGAGCCGCGCGCGGCGACTTCGGCACCTCTGTGCGTCAGGGGACGTCGGCGCTCGGGGTGGTCCTCGAGCGGCTGCCGTTCACCCTCGAGCTCGCCCTGGTCTCCTTCGTCCTCGGTCTCGTGATCGCCGTCGGTCTCGCCGTGTGGGGCGAGCTCTCCGGCAGCCCCGCCGTTCGCGGCGCCATGCTGTGGATCGCGACGGCGCGCCAGGCCGTGCCGCCGTACCTCTTCGGCATCCTGCTCATCCTGGTGTTCGCCGTCTGGTGGGGGTGCTGCCCGCGATCGGCCGCTCGTCCTACGCCAGCTACGTCCTGCCCGTCCTCACGGTGGCCACCTTCGAGGTCGCCCTCTACCTCCGGCTCATCAACGGATCCTTCGCCCGCAGCCGCCACGAGGACTACGTGCGCACGGCGCTCGCCAAGGGCGTGA
- a CDS encoding ABC transporter permease has product MATFEVALYLRLINGSFARSRHEDYVRTALAKGVSRRRVVLAHQLPNALLPLVTVAGVNLGVLLGGLVVLETVFNWPGLGRLIVLGVEQRDYPVVQAGVAVIALMFVLVNFLVDMLYAVIDPRVRVAR; this is encoded by the coding sequence GTGGCCACCTTCGAGGTCGCCCTCTACCTCCGGCTCATCAACGGATCCTTCGCCCGCAGCCGCCACGAGGACTACGTGCGCACGGCGCTCGCCAAGGGCGTGAGCCGGCGCCGGGTGGTGCTCGCGCACCAGCTGCCGAACGCGCTGCTGCCCCTCGTGACCGTGGCCGGGGTGAATCTCGGGGTGCTCCTCGGCGGCCTCGTCGTCCTGGAGACGGTCTTCAACTGGCCGGGGCTGGGTCGCCTGATCGTGCTGGGTGTCGAGCAGCGCGACTATCCCGTGGTCCAGGCGGGCGTCGCCGTCATCGCCCTGATGTTCGTCCTGGTCAACTTCCTCGTCGACATGCTCTACGCCGTCATCGACCCGAGAGTGAGGGTCGCCCGATGA